In a single window of the Streptococcus ilei genome:
- a CDS encoding LysM peptidoglycan-binding domain-containing protein, producing MNKKMFVKRVIELSLLSGMFIPVLASAESYTVKSGDTLSAIAKEKNTTVDEIAKKNKISNVNLITVGQVLEIEETSSTKQTTEQATTSKVDTTQATTTGSASNGLSAEDAAAKEWIAQKESSGSYTAQNGQYYGRYQLTITYLNGDLSPENQEKVANQYVVNRYGSWSAAKNFWLTNGWY from the coding sequence ATGAATAAAAAAATGTTTGTAAAACGTGTTATCGAACTTAGCTTATTATCAGGAATGTTTATTCCTGTCCTCGCCAGTGCAGAATCTTACACTGTAAAGTCAGGGGATACCTTATCTGCTATCGCTAAGGAAAAGAACACCACTGTTGATGAAATTGCTAAGAAAAATAAGATTAGCAATGTAAATCTCATTACAGTTGGACAAGTTCTTGAGATTGAAGAAACTAGCTCAACTAAACAGACAACTGAGCAAGCTACCACCAGTAAAGTTGACACTACACAAGCAACAACGACGGGTTCTGCATCAAATGGCTTGAGTGCAGAGGATGCTGCGGCTAAAGAATGGATTGCTCAGAAAGAATCAAGCGGCAGTTATACAGCACAAAATGGCCAATATTATGGTCGATATCAGTTAACAATCACGTATTTAAATGGAGATTTATCACCTGAAAATCAGGAGAAAGTAGCCAATCAATATGTCGTTAACCGCTATGGATCATGGTCTGCAGCTAAAAACTTCTGGTTGACCAATGGTTGGTATTAA
- a CDS encoding DHH family phosphoesterase yields the protein MMKKFRMTPIHYCMVGLLAFIILAISSRLMGGTIANLFVILLILSGVIYLFLHQLKQVELDELEQIQYVNHQAENGLASLLDKMPVGVIKVNGETNEVEWFNPYAELIFSTEDGQFDVEYLQQVLAIPFEGKGHYATIGDKKYSVYLDSQASVVYFFDASSEYEANVGLVTTRPVIGIMSVDNYDDLEDVVSDSDISSINGFIANFVEEFSEKYHMFYRRVGMDRFYLFTDYTVLEQLIESKFSIIDQFREEAKNRELPITVSMGFSYGDGNHDEIGRVALSNLNLAEVRGGDQAVVKEKEEGKDPIFFGGGTASSIKRTRTRTRAMMTAISEKFKSVDQVFVVGHKKLDMDALGASIGMQLFANNINERSYAVYDDRSMAQDIKRAVEKIQSDGATKLLTVSDALRMVTDQSLLIMVDHSKTALTLSNDLYEKFSQVIVIDHHRRDEDFPENAMITYIESGASSASELVTELLQFQNSKKNRLNKIQASVLMAGIMLDTKNFSVRVTSRTFDVASYLRSRGSDSALIQEISAINFDEYREVNELILNGQMVFPHIIVATGAEDVPYGTVTISKAADSMLAMSKIEATFVIALNEQGSISISARSRSKVNVQKIMEQMGGGGHFNSAASQLSDVTIDQVRAQLIDCIREEVQKDKEEEE from the coding sequence ATGATGAAAAAATTTCGTATGACTCCTATCCATTATTGTATGGTAGGTTTGTTAGCATTTATTATATTAGCCATCAGTTCCAGATTAATGGGTGGCACAATTGCAAATTTATTTGTGATTCTGTTGATCCTTTCCGGTGTCATCTATCTTTTTCTTCATCAATTAAAGCAAGTAGAGTTAGATGAGTTAGAACAAATTCAATATGTCAATCATCAGGCTGAAAATGGATTGGCCTCGCTACTAGATAAAATGCCAGTTGGTGTGATTAAGGTAAACGGTGAAACCAATGAAGTCGAGTGGTTTAATCCCTATGCGGAGTTGATTTTCTCCACTGAGGATGGACAATTTGATGTGGAATACCTGCAACAAGTTTTGGCAATTCCATTTGAGGGGAAAGGCCATTACGCAACCATTGGGGATAAAAAATATTCGGTTTATCTGGATTCCCAAGCTAGTGTCGTTTATTTTTTTGATGCTTCAAGCGAGTACGAAGCCAACGTCGGTCTTGTTACCACTAGACCGGTTATCGGGATTATGTCTGTAGACAACTATGATGACTTAGAAGATGTTGTGTCTGATTCAGATATCAGTAGCATCAATGGATTTATTGCAAACTTTGTTGAAGAATTCTCTGAAAAATACCATATGTTTTACCGAAGAGTTGGGATGGATCGTTTTTATCTCTTTACCGACTATACGGTCCTTGAACAATTAATAGAATCCAAATTTTCTATTATTGACCAATTCCGTGAGGAAGCAAAAAATCGTGAATTACCAATTACGGTAAGTATGGGATTCTCATACGGGGATGGCAATCATGATGAAATTGGTAGAGTTGCTTTATCGAATCTAAACTTAGCTGAGGTTCGAGGGGGTGACCAAGCGGTTGTAAAAGAAAAAGAAGAAGGTAAGGATCCTATTTTCTTTGGAGGGGGGACAGCTTCTTCTATCAAGCGCACCCGTACACGTACTCGTGCGATGATGACAGCTATTTCTGAAAAATTTAAATCGGTTGATCAGGTATTTGTTGTTGGCCACAAAAAATTAGACATGGATGCTTTGGGGGCATCGATTGGGATGCAATTATTTGCAAACAATATCAACGAACGCTCTTATGCTGTTTATGATGATAGGTCTATGGCTCAGGATATCAAACGAGCGGTTGAAAAAATTCAATCTGATGGAGCGACTAAACTATTAACGGTTTCAGATGCTTTACGGATGGTAACTGATCAATCCCTTTTGATTATGGTGGACCATTCGAAGACAGCTCTTACGCTTTCAAATGATTTGTATGAGAAGTTTTCCCAAGTCATTGTCATCGATCACCATAGACGGGATGAAGACTTCCCTGAAAATGCCATGATCACTTATATTGAAAGTGGTGCAAGTAGTGCGAGTGAGTTGGTTACTGAATTGCTTCAGTTCCAAAATTCTAAGAAGAACCGCTTGAATAAGATTCAAGCCAGTGTTCTGATGGCAGGTATTATGTTGGATACCAAGAATTTCTCAGTTCGTGTGACAAGTCGTACATTTGATGTAGCTAGTTATTTGCGAAGCCGAGGCAGTGATAGTGCCCTCATCCAGGAAATTTCAGCTATTAACTTCGATGAGTACCGCGAAGTAAATGAATTGATCCTAAATGGTCAAATGGTCTTCCCACATATTATTGTGGCAACGGGAGCAGAAGATGTTCCTTATGGGACAGTCACCATTAGTAAAGCAGCGGATAGTATGTTGGCCATGTCCAAAATTGAAGCTACCTTTGTTATTGCTCTGAATGAACAAGGAAGCATTTCCATTTCAGCTCGAAGCAGAAGCAAGGTTAATGTGCAAAAGATTATGGAGCAAATGGGAGGCGGAGGCCACTTTAATTCTGCGGCTTCTCAATTGTCAGATGTAACAATAGATCAGGTTCGTGCCCAGTTGATTGACTGTATTCGAGAAGAGGTCCAAAAGGATAAGGAGGAAGAAGAATGA
- a CDS encoding energy-coupling factor transporter ATPase, protein MGIALKQLSYTYQEGTPFEGAALFDVNMEIPSGSYTALIGHTGSGKSTILQLLNGLLLPSRGEVQMNDLHIDSESSQKELKNLRKKVGLVFQFPESQLFAETVVKDVAFGPQNFGVDQESAESIAKEKLTLVGLSEELFERSPFELSGGQMRRVAIAGILAMEPEILVLDEPTAGLDPSGRRELMKLFASLHQAGMTIVLVSHSMEDVAEYANLVYVLEKGRIVRSGHPRDVFQDVEGLENIQLGVPKVTKFAWRLRQKGLSLPILPITLQEFKELIGHE, encoded by the coding sequence ATGGGAATTGCTTTAAAACAGCTTAGTTATACCTATCAAGAAGGAACTCCATTTGAAGGAGCGGCTCTTTTTGATGTGAATATGGAAATCCCAAGCGGTTCTTATACAGCTCTAATTGGGCATACTGGAAGTGGAAAATCAACCATTCTCCAATTATTAAATGGTCTGCTTTTACCTAGTCGAGGGGAAGTGCAAATGAATGATTTACACATTGATTCTGAGTCCTCTCAAAAAGAGTTAAAGAACCTTCGGAAGAAAGTTGGTCTTGTTTTTCAATTTCCAGAAAGTCAACTTTTTGCTGAGACTGTGGTAAAAGATGTCGCTTTTGGTCCTCAAAATTTTGGAGTAGACCAAGAGTCAGCTGAAAGCATTGCCAAGGAGAAATTGACTTTAGTCGGTCTTTCTGAAGAGTTGTTTGAACGGAGTCCCTTTGAATTATCTGGAGGACAAATGAGACGGGTTGCTATTGCAGGCATTTTAGCGATGGAACCTGAAATCTTGGTACTGGATGAGCCGACAGCTGGCTTGGATCCCTCAGGCAGACGGGAATTAATGAAGCTATTTGCGTCACTTCATCAAGCTGGCATGACCATCGTTCTTGTTAGTCATTCTATGGAAGATGTGGCAGAATACGCAAATCTTGTTTATGTTTTGGAAAAAGGACGAATTGTGAGGTCTGGGCACCCAAGGGACGTATTTCAGGATGTAGAAGGGTTAGAAAATATTCAATTAGGTGTACCTAAAGTGACGAAATTTGCTTGGCGTTTACGTCAAAAAGGACTATCTTTGCCAATTTTACCAATCACTTTACAGGAGTTTAAGGAGTTAATTGGACATGAATAG
- a CDS encoding energy-coupling factor transporter transmembrane component T family protein, with amino-acid sequence MNSMILGRYVPGNSILHRMDPRAKLLGLFLLIVILFWANNVMTNALLFLFALALILIAKIPFRFFINGLKSMVFIIAFTTLFQLFATTGGKTLFQFYFLTVTDKGLAQAGVIFCRFILIVVFSTILTLTTTPLSLADAVEKLLTPFKMIKVPAHEIGLMLSMSLRFVPTLMDDTIRIMNAQRARGVDFGEGNLLQKIRSFIPILIPLFASSFKRADALAIAMEARGYKSGEGRSRYRQLKWQALDSIAILSIVAVGAIIFWLKY; translated from the coding sequence ATGAATAGTATGATTTTAGGACGATATGTACCAGGTAATTCCATTCTCCATCGTATGGATCCAAGAGCAAAGTTACTGGGACTTTTCTTATTAATTGTTATTTTGTTTTGGGCTAATAATGTGATGACAAATGCCCTGTTATTTTTATTTGCCCTTGCTTTGATTTTGATTGCTAAAATCCCCTTTCGTTTTTTTATTAATGGCTTGAAATCTATGGTCTTTATCATCGCATTCACCACCCTCTTTCAGTTGTTTGCGACGACTGGTGGTAAGACTTTATTTCAATTTTATTTTTTGACTGTAACGGATAAAGGTCTTGCGCAAGCTGGTGTGATCTTTTGTCGTTTTATTCTCATTGTTGTATTTTCAACGATTTTAACGCTGACAACCACACCCTTAAGCTTAGCAGATGCAGTAGAAAAATTGTTAACTCCTTTTAAAATGATCAAAGTTCCTGCTCATGAAATTGGGCTCATGTTGTCTATGAGCCTCCGTTTTGTTCCCACTCTGATGGATGATACAATTCGCATTATGAATGCACAGAGAGCTAGAGGGGTTGATTTTGGAGAAGGAAATCTCCTTCAGAAAATCCGCTCTTTTATACCGATTTTAATTCCCTTGTTTGCATCAAGTTTTAAACGTGCAGATGCTCTTGCAATTGCCATGGAAGCAAGAGGTTATAAAAGTGGAGAGGGAAGAAGCCGATACAGGCAGTTAAAATGGCAAGCCTTAGATAGTATAGCTATTCTATCTATAGTGGCAGTTGGTGCTATCATTTTTTGGTTAAAATATTAG
- a CDS encoding NUDIX hydrolase, with translation MQEQDFRTKLNQTVFGVRATALIVENGRLLVIEDKDGFYTIGGALQVNEATEDAVVREVKEELGVASRAGQLAFIVENRFNQAGIHYHNIEFHYLVDLLEDAPLTMQEDTKSLPCRWLAIEALSTVDLKPAFLKTALPEWNGQLQHIQLEK, from the coding sequence ATGCAAGAACAGGATTTTCGGACCAAGTTGAATCAGACAGTTTTTGGTGTGAGAGCAACTGCTTTAATTGTAGAAAATGGTCGATTGTTAGTTATAGAAGACAAGGATGGTTTCTATACAATCGGTGGCGCTCTTCAAGTGAATGAAGCTACAGAAGATGCTGTGGTTCGGGAAGTCAAAGAAGAACTTGGCGTTGCTTCTAGAGCTGGTCAGCTAGCTTTCATTGTTGAAAATCGCTTTAATCAAGCTGGAATCCACTACCATAATATTGAATTTCATTATTTGGTGGACTTGCTGGAAGATGCCCCTTTAACCATGCAGGAAGATACAAAGTCCTTACCTTGCCGGTGGCTTGCTATAGAGGCCTTATCTACTGTTGACCTGAAGCCGGCATTTTTAAAAACGGCCTTACCAGAATGGAACGGACAATTACAACACATACAGCTGGAGAAATAG
- the sdaAA gene encoding L-serine ammonia-lyase, iron-sulfur-dependent, subunit alpha — MFYSITELVEQATLHYEGNVAELMIATEFELTGREREEVLTLMTRNLEVMKESVHLGLNDQLSRSGLTGGDAAKLDRYIQSGKALSDYTVLTAAKNAIAVNEHNAKMGLVCATPTAGSAGCLPAVLTSAIEKLHLDEHQQLEFLLAAGAFGLVIANNASISGAEGGCQAEVGSASAMSAAALTLAAGGSPYQASQAICFVIKNMLGLICDPVAGLVEVPCVKRNAMGASYAYIAADMALAGIESKIPVDEVIDAMYQVGSSLPTAFRETAEGGLATTPTGKRLQQEIFGE, encoded by the coding sequence ATGTTTTATTCAATTACAGAACTAGTTGAGCAAGCGACCCTCCACTATGAAGGAAATGTCGCAGAATTAATGATTGCTACCGAGTTTGAACTAACTGGCCGTGAGCGAGAAGAAGTTCTGACTCTTATGACACGTAATCTTGAGGTGATGAAAGAATCTGTCCACTTAGGCCTCAATGATCAGCTTTCTCGAAGTGGCTTGACAGGAGGAGATGCTGCAAAACTAGATCGCTATATTCAATCTGGAAAAGCCCTCTCTGACTATACTGTCCTAACTGCAGCCAAAAATGCTATCGCTGTCAACGAACACAATGCAAAAATGGGCTTGGTCTGTGCTACTCCAACAGCCGGATCGGCCGGTTGTTTACCCGCTGTTCTCACTTCAGCGATTGAGAAACTCCATTTAGATGAACACCAACAATTGGAATTCTTATTAGCGGCTGGAGCCTTTGGTCTGGTTATTGCCAACAATGCATCGATTTCTGGAGCCGAGGGAGGTTGTCAAGCAGAGGTTGGGTCAGCATCTGCTATGAGCGCAGCAGCTTTAACGCTAGCAGCGGGAGGAAGTCCCTACCAAGCTAGCCAAGCTATTTGTTTCGTCATTAAAAATATGCTAGGCCTGATTTGTGATCCTGTTGCAGGACTAGTTGAGGTTCCTTGTGTCAAACGAAACGCTATGGGAGCGAGTTATGCATATATTGCGGCAGATATGGCCCTGGCAGGAATTGAATCCAAAATACCTGTTGATGAAGTCATCGATGCTATGTATCAGGTCGGATCAAGCCTACCAACTGCCTTTAGAGAAACTGCTGAAGGTGGTCTGGCAACTACTCCAACTGGGAAACGACTACAACAAGAAATTTTCGGAGAGTAA
- a CDS encoding HAD hydrolase-like protein: MKYIFFDLDGTLVDSSEGIETTFLHTFNLLGVPAPDKETIRTFMGPPLEVTFTNHVPKELVTKAVEIYRTYYKETGQQQTYLYPGIKELLHQLKELGFHLFITTSKNQEVSLEIAHLLGISDYFEGIYGSIPGSMHKADIIQRVLLDHEIPKDEACIVGDTKFDIIGGKTIGIHTIAVSWGFAPLNQLKEESPDTIIDSPLDLLTHLS, encoded by the coding sequence ATGAAGTATATATTTTTCGACTTGGATGGGACCTTAGTCGATAGTTCCGAAGGTATCGAGACCACCTTTCTACACACTTTTAACCTGCTGGGGGTTCCTGCACCTGATAAAGAGACTATTCGAACCTTTATGGGCCCTCCACTCGAGGTTACATTTACAAACCATGTTCCAAAAGAACTTGTCACAAAAGCTGTAGAAATCTATCGCACCTATTACAAAGAAACCGGCCAACAGCAAACCTACCTCTACCCAGGTATCAAAGAACTCCTTCATCAATTGAAGGAATTGGGTTTCCACTTATTCATCACCACCTCTAAAAATCAGGAAGTGAGTCTTGAAATAGCCCATTTACTAGGAATTAGTGATTACTTTGAAGGGATTTATGGTTCTATCCCTGGATCCATGCACAAAGCTGATATCATTCAGCGTGTACTGTTGGATCATGAAATTCCAAAAGATGAGGCTTGTATCGTTGGGGATACTAAATTTGATATCATTGGAGGAAAAACCATTGGCATTCATACAATTGCAGTCAGTTGGGGTTTTGCTCCTCTAAATCAATTAAAAGAGGAAAGTCCTGATACCATCATAGATTCTCCCCTAGATTTACTCACTCATTTAAGTTGA
- a CDS encoding LysM peptidoglycan-binding domain-containing protein, whose product MNTKKVQWTLTSIISALSLFVTGVVVNAETYEVKNGDTLSEIAIKNNTTIEKLVELNQISNQDLIHAGQIIELGERSNSLINKVNTAKASQEPLAGASTNQVAAETTTTATYNATPVVTNSGNGIVLANGNTAGETGSYAAARMAEMTGVPASTWEAIIARESNGQVNAANPSGASGLFQTMPGWGSTATVDDQIQAAYNAYSNQGLSAWGY is encoded by the coding sequence ATGAACACAAAAAAAGTCCAATGGACATTAACTTCTATTATCTCAGCTCTTTCACTTTTTGTTACTGGTGTGGTAGTGAATGCTGAAACATACGAAGTAAAAAATGGTGATACTTTATCAGAAATTGCGATTAAGAATAACACTACTATCGAAAAGCTTGTTGAATTGAATCAAATCAGCAATCAAGATTTGATCCATGCTGGTCAAATTATTGAGTTGGGTGAACGTTCAAACTCATTGATCAACAAAGTAAATACTGCCAAAGCAAGTCAGGAACCATTAGCTGGAGCTTCTACAAATCAAGTTGCAGCAGAAACAACAACTACTGCTACTTATAATGCGACACCAGTTGTTACGAATTCTGGAAATGGGATTGTACTTGCAAATGGAAATACTGCTGGAGAAACTGGATCTTATGCAGCAGCTCGAATGGCTGAAATGACAGGGGTTCCTGCATCAACTTGGGAAGCAATTATTGCCCGCGAATCAAATGGTCAAGTGAACGCAGCAAACCCATCTGGGGCTAGTGGTCTTTTCCAAACAATGCCAGGTTGGGGTTCAACTGCTACAGTTGATGATCAAATCCAAGCAGCTTATAATGCCTATTCAAACCAAGGACTTTCAGCTTGGGGATACTAA
- the mnmG gene encoding tRNA uridine-5-carboxymethylaminomethyl(34) synthesis enzyme MnmG: protein MTYNFIEEYDIIVIGAGHAGVEASLAASRMGCKVLLATINIEMLAFLPCNPSIGGSAKGIVVREVDALGGEMAKNIDKSYIQMKMLNTGKGPAVRALRAQADKELYSKEMRKTVENQENLTLRQSVIDEIIVEDGKVRGVVTATHQAYGAKAVIVTTGTALRGEIIIGDLKYSSGPNHSLASIKLADNLRDLGLEIGRFKTGTPPRVKASSINYEETEIQPGDENPNHFSYNSRDEDYLKDQIPCWLTYTNSQSHEIINSNLHRAPMFTGVVKGVGPRYCPSIEDKIVRFADKERHQLFLEPEGRNTEEVYVQGLSTSLPEDVQRELVHSIKGLENAEMMRTGYAIEYDMVLPHQLRATLETKKISGLFTAGQTNGTSGYEEAAGQGIVAGINAALKIQGKPELILKRSDGYIGVMIDDLVTKGTVEPYRLLTSRAEYRLILRHDNADMRLTEIGREVGLVDDERWNRFETKKYQFENEMKRLDSIKLKPVKETNEKVTALGFKPLTDAVTAKEFLRRPEVSYQDVVNFIGPAAEELDDKIIELIETEIKYEGYISKALDQVEKMKRMEEKRIPANIDWDDIDSIATEARQKFKLINPETIGQASRISGVNPADISILMVYLEGKSRSISKNQEKES, encoded by the coding sequence ATGACTTATAATTTTATAGAAGAATACGATATTATTGTAATCGGAGCAGGACATGCGGGTGTAGAAGCCTCACTTGCTGCGAGCCGGATGGGTTGTAAAGTTCTACTTGCAACCATCAATATCGAAATGTTGGCGTTTTTGCCTTGTAATCCTTCGATTGGTGGTTCTGCAAAAGGGATTGTGGTCCGTGAGGTAGATGCCCTCGGTGGAGAGATGGCCAAGAATATTGACAAGTCCTACATTCAAATGAAGATGTTGAATACAGGAAAGGGTCCAGCAGTCCGTGCGCTTCGTGCCCAAGCGGATAAGGAACTTTATTCTAAGGAAATGCGTAAGACGGTTGAGAACCAAGAAAATCTGACTCTTCGCCAATCAGTTATTGATGAGATCATCGTCGAAGACGGGAAGGTCAGAGGAGTTGTAACAGCGACTCATCAAGCCTATGGAGCCAAGGCTGTTATTGTCACGACAGGGACAGCTCTCAGAGGAGAAATTATTATCGGGGATCTCAAGTATTCGTCAGGACCAAATCACAGCCTTGCTTCGATTAAACTGGCTGATAATTTAAGAGACCTAGGACTTGAAATTGGTCGTTTCAAAACAGGAACGCCTCCTCGTGTCAAGGCATCGTCAATCAATTATGAAGAAACGGAAATTCAACCTGGTGATGAAAATCCAAATCACTTTTCTTACAATTCGCGTGACGAGGATTATTTAAAGGATCAAATCCCTTGTTGGCTCACCTATACCAATAGTCAAAGCCATGAGATTATCAACAGCAATTTACACCGGGCCCCTATGTTTACAGGTGTTGTAAAGGGTGTTGGTCCTCGTTATTGTCCATCTATTGAAGATAAGATTGTTCGCTTTGCGGATAAGGAACGCCACCAACTTTTCCTAGAACCAGAAGGACGCAATACAGAAGAAGTATATGTCCAAGGCTTGTCAACCAGTTTACCAGAAGACGTGCAAAGAGAACTAGTTCATTCAATTAAGGGGCTAGAAAATGCTGAGATGATGCGTACCGGTTATGCAATTGAGTACGATATGGTTCTTCCACATCAGTTACGAGCAACTTTAGAAACAAAGAAAATATCAGGTCTCTTTACAGCGGGCCAAACGAATGGAACATCTGGTTACGAGGAAGCTGCTGGCCAAGGAATTGTAGCAGGGATTAATGCGGCTCTGAAAATTCAAGGGAAACCAGAACTCATTTTGAAACGGAGTGATGGCTATATCGGGGTCATGATTGATGACTTGGTGACCAAAGGAACAGTCGAACCATATCGGTTGTTAACCAGTCGTGCTGAGTATCGCTTGATTCTCCGTCATGATAACGCAGATATGCGCTTGACAGAAATTGGGCGCGAGGTTGGTTTGGTTGACGATGAACGTTGGAACCGTTTTGAAACCAAGAAGTATCAGTTTGAAAATGAGATGAAACGTCTTGACAGTATCAAGTTAAAACCTGTAAAGGAAACCAATGAAAAAGTTACAGCACTTGGCTTCAAACCATTAACAGATGCAGTTACTGCCAAAGAATTTTTACGTCGACCAGAGGTATCCTATCAAGATGTTGTCAACTTTATCGGACCTGCTGCGGAAGAGTTAGATGATAAGATCATCGAACTGATTGAAACAGAAATTAAGTATGAGGGATATATCTCAAAAGCTTTAGACCAGGTTGAAAAGATGAAACGAATGGAAGAAAAACGAATTCCTGCCAATATTGACTGGGATGATATTGACTCCATCGCAACAGAAGCTCGTCAAAAGTTCAAACTGATTAATCCAGAGACCATTGGTCAAGCTAGTCGGATTTCAGGTGTCAACCCAGCTGATATTTCTATCTTGATGGTTTATCTTGAAGGCAAGAGTCGGAGTATTTCGAAAAACCAAGAAAAAGAATCCTAA
- the mnmA gene encoding tRNA 2-thiouridine(34) synthase MnmA, which produces MSDNSNTRVVVGMSGGVDSSVTALLLKQQGYDVIGIFMKNWDDTDENGVCTATEDYKDVAAVADQIGIPYYSVNFEKEYWDRVFEYFLAEYRAGRTPNPDVMCNKEIKFKAFLDYAMTLGADYVATGHYARVARDEDGIVHMLRGVDNGKDQTYFLSQLSQEQLQKTMFPLGHLEKPEVRRLAEEAGLATAKKKDSTGICFIGEKNFKEFLSNYLPAQPGRMMTVDGRDMGEHAGLMYYTIGQRGGLGIGGQQGGDNAPWFVVGKDLSQNILYVGQGFYHEALMSTSLQASQVHFTRDMPEEFTLECTAKFRYRQPDSKVTVHVKGDKAEVIFAEPQRAITPGQAVVFYDGEECLGGGLIDNAYRDGEVCQYI; this is translated from the coding sequence ATGAGTGATAACTCGAACACACGTGTTGTTGTTGGAATGAGTGGTGGTGTCGATTCATCTGTAACGGCTTTGTTGTTAAAGCAACAGGGTTACGATGTCATTGGCATCTTCATGAAAAACTGGGACGACACAGACGAAAATGGGGTCTGTACAGCTACGGAAGATTACAAAGATGTAGCAGCAGTTGCAGACCAAATTGGCATTCCTTACTATTCTGTCAACTTTGAGAAAGAATACTGGGATCGCGTCTTTGAATACTTCCTTGCAGAATACCGTGCAGGCCGTACACCAAATCCGGATGTCATGTGTAACAAGGAAATCAAATTTAAGGCCTTCTTAGATTATGCCATGACTCTCGGTGCCGATTATGTAGCGACAGGGCATTATGCGCGCGTGGCACGAGATGAGGACGGCATTGTTCATATGCTACGTGGCGTTGACAATGGGAAGGATCAAACTTATTTCTTAAGCCAGTTGTCTCAGGAGCAACTTCAAAAAACCATGTTCCCATTGGGACATTTGGAAAAGCCTGAGGTTCGCCGTTTGGCAGAAGAGGCTGGATTGGCAACAGCTAAAAAGAAAGATTCCACTGGGATCTGCTTTATCGGTGAAAAGAATTTTAAAGAGTTTCTCAGTAACTACCTCCCTGCCCAGCCAGGCCGAATGATGACTGTAGATGGACGTGATATGGGCGAACATGCTGGTTTGATGTATTACACAATCGGTCAACGGGGTGGTCTTGGAATTGGTGGTCAACAAGGTGGGGACAATGCCCCATGGTTTGTAGTTGGTAAAGATCTGAGTCAAAATATTCTTTATGTCGGTCAAGGCTTCTATCATGAAGCACTCATGTCAACAAGTTTACAAGCTAGTCAAGTTCACTTTACACGAGATATGCCAGAAGAGTTTACACTAGAGTGTACAGCCAAGTTCCGCTATCGCCAGCCAGATTCCAAAGTGACGGTTCATGTCAAGGGTGACAAGGCTGAGGTTATTTTTGCAGAACCTCAACGGGCCATTACACCAGGTCAGGCTGTTGTCTTTTACGATGGTGAAGAGTGTCTCGGAGGTGGTTTGATTGACAATGCTTACCGGGATGGAGAAGTTTGTCAGTATATTTAA
- the sdaAB gene encoding L-serine ammonia-lyase, iron-sulfur-dependent subunit beta, producing the protein MNSLKFQSVFDIIGPVMIGPSSSHTAGAVRIGKIVSSIFGEDPTEVEFQLFNSFAKTYRGHGTDLALVAGILGMDTDDPRIPNSLEIAHERGIRIVWSIQKESNAPHPNTTTITVKNEHKTISVTGISIGGGNIQVTELNGFAISLNMNTPTIIIVHQDVPGMIAHVTEALSRYDINIAQMNVTREKAGEKAIMIIEVDSRNCDEAIELIRQIPHLHNVNFFQ; encoded by the coding sequence ATGAATTCGCTTAAATTCCAATCCGTATTTGATATTATTGGACCAGTTATGATTGGACCTTCTAGTAGCCATACTGCTGGAGCCGTTCGTATTGGAAAAATTGTCTCTTCTATTTTTGGAGAGGATCCGACAGAAGTTGAATTTCAGTTGTTTAATTCCTTTGCCAAAACCTATCGCGGTCACGGAACAGATTTGGCCCTTGTAGCTGGTATTTTAGGCATGGACACAGATGATCCAAGAATTCCCAATAGTCTTGAAATTGCACATGAAAGAGGAATTCGAATCGTTTGGTCTATTCAAAAGGAGAGTAATGCTCCTCATCCAAATACGACGACCATCACGGTAAAAAATGAGCATAAAACTATCTCCGTCACCGGAATTTCTATTGGTGGGGGGAATATTCAGGTAACTGAGTTAAATGGCTTCGCAATTTCACTGAACATGAACACCCCAACTATTATTATCGTTCACCAAGACGTTCCTGGGATGATTGCCCATGTTACAGAAGCCCTTTCCCGCTATGATATCAATATCGCCCAAATGAACGTAACCCGCGAAAAAGCTGGTGAAAAGGCTATTATGATCATTGAAGTAGATTCTCGAAATTGTGACGAAGCGATTGAATTAATCCGTCAAATTCCCCATTTACACAATGTGAATTTCTTTCAATAA